A window of Paenibacillus phoenicis genomic DNA:
AGGGTAACTTTCTAGCCCATAGCTGATCGGCTGGTTTGCTGGTTAGCTGGTTTGCTGCTAGTCGAGGCTCACTTTTATCCTTACAAATTCTTTCTGATTCATCGGGATAATGGTGTAAAAAGCGCTCCGGCAGACAGCAAACCCAGCCCAGCCCAACCAAACCGGTTTATCCGTGTTCTCTCGCCGCTACAGATGACGTAGCCAACTCAGTAACCTGTGCGTCTTTGGACCCTTTATCCTTCAGAAAAGCAGTCCAATACGCCGAAGCCACGAAGATGGCCCCGCCGGTCAAATTCCCCAGCCATACCGGCACAAAGTTACCCAAGTATTCGCCCCAGGAGTAATACCCTTCAAAGATCGCTGCGGGAATCAGGAACATATTCGCAACAACGTGCTGGAAGCCGATCGCGACAAAGGCCATCGTTGGGAACCAGATGCCCAAGATTTTACCGCTCATATTGTCTGCACCATAAGACAGCCAAACCGCCAAAGCAACCAGCCAGTTGCAGCCGATCCCGGACACAAACGCTTGCAGGAAGCTGTCGTCCAGCTTATGACCGGCCATATCGACCAGCTTCTCAAGATAAGGTCCGCTGGCTGTTAAGCCAACCACATGCCCGAAAAAATAAGCAACGAACAAAGCGCCAACGAAATTGCTCAAAGTGATGAGGACGAGATTTTTGCACACGTCACCAGTGGAAATCCGCCCCGCCATCCGTGCTAACGGCACAGCCATCATATTGCCGGTCAACAGCTCACCGCCCGCCAGCAGCACGAGGATCAGCCCGATCGGGAAAACCGCAGCCCCAATGAAATTGGCGATACTGCCCCATTCCGCCGGAGCGCTGCTGATCACGCGAATATCAAGAAGGAAGCCAAGCGCGATAAACGCCCCGCCCAAAAAACCAAGAATCAATACGGTAAGCAGCGGATAATGTGCTTTTTTGACGCCATATTCCACGGATACTTCGGCAATTTGCGCAGGTTTTGAATAAGCCATGATCCTGTCTCCTTTATATGTCACTTCTAAACGACACTTCACAGGTCATTCGTCGTTATTAAGACGTGTTTATTGTAGCGTGCGAGTCTACCTCGAAAAAATAACATAGATCACGTTAACGTTTTCACAAAGCCGGTGTTGCATCATGAACACAAAAGACCCCTTCCGGAGCAATCCCGGAAAGGGTCTTTAACCTACACGTTAACCGTGCATTTACTTGGATGGTGCGGCGATCCCGTCCAATATTAACTGCCATACGGCATCGAAATCTGCATCAATCCCTTCATTCGTCCATTGGCGGAAGTGCGCAGGATGATGAAAGTGCAGGAACGCCAGAAAGATGGCTCTTGCGGCTTCCTTTGGCTCCAGCGCTTTGAATTCTCCCGCACGAATGAACTCGCTGATATTTTTTTCTTAGGCGTGAACAGTTTCCCGCTTCGGAACTTCCGGCAGCACCTCTAAGCCTGCGCTGTTCAAGAAATTCCACGGCTTGTTGTAATGAGGTTGGAAGAAGAAATCAACGAAAGCGAGCTCTTCCATTTTCATTCCGTTTTGGATGCATACCGAAATCGTGTTGATCGACTGAGTCAGATCCACCTTCGACATGATTTGTGCACCCAGGATCCGGCGAGTATTTTTCTCATAGACCACCTTCAGCATGACCGGCTCATGGGTTGGCATAAATTCCGGTCGGTAGTTGTCGGTGATGAGTACCGCCTCTGCATCCAAACCGGCGTCCTTGGCCGCTGCTAAAGTTAAACCGGTCCCGGCGATGTTATCCTCGTAAATTTTAATCCCCGAAGTGCCTTGGGTACCCATATACTTCACGGTTGGCGCAACCAAATTTCGCGCTACCAACGTCCCCATGCGAACGGCGTTGGTTGCCAGCGGGATATAGGCATGCTTGCCTGTCGGGTTATAGAAGACGGCGCAGCTGTCGCCTGCCGCATACACATCCGGCTTCGAGGTGCGCATATATTCGTCCACAATGATCGCGCCGTTGTCCAGCATGTCGACCTGACCTTTTAACAGCTCCGTGTTAGGACGGAACCCAATGCACATGATCACCAGGTCTGCAGCGTATGTGCCTTTATCGGTGATGACTTTCGTTACTTTGCCGTTCTCGCCTTCAAAGCGCGTGACCTTTTGGCCTAAAGCCAGCTCGATGCCGTGTTCGCGGAGCGATTGTTCGATCTTGTCCGTGTACTCCGGATCGAGGTATTTGCTCAAAATACGGTCCTCCGCATCGATCAACGTAACTTGCTTCCCATTAAGCTGGAACGCTTCAACCAGCTCCACGCCGATGTAGCCTGCGCCGACAACAACGATATGTTTGGCTTGCTGCGCTTTTTCGATGATGGTGTTGGAGTGGTTATAGTTCTTCGAAAGCAAAATATTCTCCAGATCACTGCCCTCAAATTTCGGTACGATCGGCCACGACCCCGTCGTGACAATCAGCTTGTCGAAGCGATCTTCAAACACTTCGCCCGTCTCCAGGTTCCGGGCTTGAAGGACTTTCGCATCCGTATCTACCGATACGACTTCGTGCCGCATCTTTGTATTTACACCCAGCTCAGCCAATTGCTGCGGCGAGGAATAGAACAGCCCCTGAGGATCCTTAACCATCCCTCCGACATAAAGAGCGATGCCGCACGACAAGAACGAGATATTGTCGTTCCGTTCATATACGGTAATTTCCGCATCCGGGTAAAGTTTGGCCGTATTAACGATCGCCGCCGTGCCTGCATGGGTACATCCGATAACTGCTACTTTCATGATTTCTTCCTCCTCCATAATCAATACCTGTTTGATTGTGTATAGCTAATTTCTTAACTTGTGAAAATCGTCACTTATAAAACTCGAGTTGTTGTGAAATATTTCACTTCATGGTTCTTATTATAGTGTGACTTTTTTCACATTGCAAGAGGGAAAAGAAAGTAAAATTTCTCAATTTAAAATATCCGAAAGGCCCCTATGGCTCCTTCTCGCGCGCCTCTTTGCACGATTATCCCTTTGGTTCAGAATTGGGGAACCCTTATCAGACTTCCCTTCGATTTGGGATATTAAGCTGGAAGGTTGAGGGATCGGAAAAAAGAAAAGCACTTAGACAACTCCTGAAGCCTCTTCAGGATCGCCAAGTGCTCGTTATTCATATTGCGTATGTAGAAACCAACAACCGCGCGCATCCTTACCCCTGCGATAGCCGTCTCTTTATTGCGCTTGAGCCGCAGCAAGCTGCTGACGGATCTCGGCGTATTTGGCCTCCCGCTCCGGCTTGGTGAGCTTGGGACATCCGTAACAGTAGCCATGGCCGGTGTCCGTCCGATAGGCTAAGCAACAAGTTGGTTTCATCGGCGATTTCTCGCCTGGCCGATAAGGATCATCCAGCAACACTTCCTTGATCCGATACGGATTGCGCTTTAGGCCAAATACCTCGGCTGGCAGCTCCTTCACGAACTCGTACTCCTCCAGAAGCCGAGAACGCAAGGTTTCCTCCTCCAGACGCCCGGCGATGGCATGGACGTAATATTGCACGCCTAACGGCAGCTGCCCCCACAGCTGCGCAACCGGCAGCTTCGAGACTGCAGCAATATTTTCCATGACTGGTCGCAGCACTTCGCCATAAAAACGGGTCAGCTCGCGGGTCTGCCAGGACAGACGGTCACCGGTTGGCCAAGGCTGTTCAGCCTTATCGTTCAGCACAAAATAAACCCAAGGGAATCCGTTGACCATCACGAGTTGCAGGGTGAGATTTTCGAGCGAAAAATGCAGCTTGCCCGAGGCCACCGACCCCATGTAGTGCAGCGCTGCACACACCACCCGCCAGCTCGTAGCGAAATAGGTTGCGGATACTTGAAGATCAAGCCCCTTAATTTTCTCCTGGTAGATTTCCAAAAAAGCCACCAGCTGCCCGCGATCCAACAGCATCTCAGCGGGCATCGTGAAAAAGGCATCCGTCCGCTGCTCTGTTACAATCGCCAATTGCTGCTCCAGCAGCTGATAATTGATGTTCATCTTTGGTTCCCCCACTACAGGAACGAGACGACTTTGGGCGAAACCTCTTCCGGTCCATCATTTTTGCCCTTGCGTACTTTGCCTTCGGCTGCAGCCCGGTACAGCTCATAAGGGAGGCACAGCGGTACGCCACTCCGCGGATCGGTCACGATATCCGCCTCGATGCCAAACACGTCGCGCAGCACTTTGGAGGTCACAACCTCTTCCGGTGTACCGGAAGCGACGGCCTGGCCTTGCTTGATCGCAATCATGTAATGCGCGTAACGAGCGGCATGATTCAAATCATGGACAACCATTACAATCGTCCGGTTGGATGTGGCATTCAGCTCTTCAAGCAGTTGAAGCACTTCCAACTGATGGGCCATATCCAGGAACGTCGTAGGTTCGTCGAGGAACAGGATATCCGTCTCCTGCGCCAGCGCCATGGCGATCCAGGCCCGCTGCCGTTGACCGCCGGACAGATGCTCTAAGGCCCGGTCACTGAACTCGGTCATGCGGGTGGCTTCGATCGCCCACTCCACAATTTTCCGGTCCTCGGCCTTCAGACCTCCAAACCCCTTCTGATGCGGAAAACGCCCGTACGATACAAGCTCATAGACCGTTAATCCTTCCGGGGCGGTTGGGTTTTGCGGAAGAATCGCCAGCTGCTTGGCTACTTCCCGCGTCGACTGCTTATGGATCGATTTGCCGTTCAGCAGCACGCTGCCGGACTTCGGCTGAAGGATCCGAGCCATCGTTTTCAGGACCGTTGATTTACCGGAGCCGTTCGCGCCAACCAACGCCGTGATTTTCCCCTCGGGAATCGAAATGTTTAAGTCTTCGACAATCAGACGATCCTCATAGGCAATGTCTAGATGCGAAGTTTTTAAGGAAACCATGGCACTCATCCTTTCCGTGTCCAACTGAATAAACCCACCAATGTATCATTGTAAAAAGAGTCTATATCACGACTTCATCTTAGATTCATAAAAACTTCATCTTCTTAAAGATACTGATAATCATTATCAGGTGTCAACTGTTAATTTTATTAGGTTCCTTCGCTGGATGGAAAATCTAAAAAAGACGCCCGCAGGCGTCTTTCCTGGATGAGCTCATGATCTCGAAAAATCCCATGAAATCACTGGCCCGAAACCGGGACGGCATCATAGTATTCTTCCAACGTAATGCCGCGTTTGCCGATGTCGGCCGCGATTTCTTTCCCTACATAACGCAGGTGCCATGGCTCATATTTGTAGCCGGTAATGTCTTCCTTCCCTTTCGGATAACGAATGATAAAGCCGTATTCGGTGGCATGATCCGCCAGCCAGGCCGCTTCCTTCGTGTCACCGAAGCAGCTTTCCGCTGCGCATTTGCCATCGCTGCCTGATACGTCGATCGCCAGACCCGTCTCATGCTCGCTGTGGCCCGGAACCGCGCTGTACGTCTTCGCGACTTCCTCGCCGTCCTTCTCCACGTAACGGTTAAACAGCGCCGTTTGGGTCTTATGTGAACGGTACGCCGACACGCCGGCCAGATAGATACCGTCTTTCTCGGCTCCAGCGAACAGCTCCTCGAGCGCCTTTGCCGCCTCTTTGCGCATCATGCGTTTTTCGATTTTTTCTTTGAATGTAAACCGGACGTCGGGATAGACCAGATCCTTCGGCTCGTAATCCTCCGGTAAAGCAAATTGCTTGTTGATCAGCACCGCCACGCTGTACGGATCCCCCATCGCTGCGCGGTCCCCTCCGCTGCTGTCGCTGGAACCGTCAGGGGCCTGTGCCGAATCGCTGGAATCCCCGTTCCCGGTAATGCCGCCGTTTGCTGCGTTATTGCCTTCCGTAGCTTGGTCGTCCATGGTGTCGGTGTCGTTGGCGGCATTGTCCCCCGCACCGTTATTTGCGCCGGCGGCCGTGTTCGTGCTGTTCTGTGCCGGTGTCTGCGGAGCGTCGGCCGCTTGTTTGCCGCAGCCTGCGATTAATACCGCTGTTAACAACAGCGCCATCGCCGCAGTCACCACGCCTTTCTTGCTGTTCATCCTGGTTCCTCCCTGTGGCGGTGCCTGGATTGACGTTTCTCAGGCACCTGTTGTGTATTCTACTATCCTTTTAACGTTAACGGATGGAGTGCGTAAGAAGTTACATGGAAATTCGAGGGCGCCGGCTACCGCCCCCGGCGCCCTCGCCCTCCGCCGCGGCCGCTCTGCCCGCGGCGGCCCGGCCCACGGCGGCCCGGCCCTGGCGCGCGCGAGGCGCCCCCGGCGGCGCCGCTCTTCTCATATCGCTGCCGCTCCAGCTTGCGGCCGATGCCCCGCTCGATCAGGCGCAGCGCCTCCATATCCTTCGGCGCGGCGAACGTCACGGCCACGCCCTTCTCCCCGGCGCGGCCCGTCCGCCCGATGCGGTGGATGTAGCTGTCCACATCGTGCGGAATGTCGTAGTTGAAGACGTGGGTGACCCCTTCCACGTCGATCCCGCGCGCCGCGACGTCCGTCGCGACCAGCAGCTCCAGCTTCGCGCTGCGGAACGCGCGCATCACCTGCTCGCGCTTCGCCTGCGATAAGTCGCCGTGCAGTTCGTCCGACTGGAAGCCCGCGGCCTGCAGCGCTTCATTCAGCGTGCTGGCCCGGCGCTTCGTGCGGCAGAAGATCACGGCCAGATAGGGACGCTGGCTGCGGATCGACTCGATCAGCGCGCTCTGCTTGGTGCGGTCCGTGCATTCCACCAGGATCTGCCGGATGCTGTCCAGCGTCACGCGCGAGGTTTCGGCGATCTGGATGTCGCGCGGCTTGTCCATATACGTTTTTGCCAAGCGCTTCACATTGCCCGGCATCGTTGCCGAGAACAACATCGTTTGGCGGCTGCGCGGAACGAGCGACAGAATCTCCTCCACCTCAGCCAAAAAGCCCATATGCAGCATCTGGTCCGCTTCATCGAGCACCAAGTAGCGAACGGCGCCCAGCGTCAGCGAGCCCCGCCGCAAATGATCCAGCAGCCGGCCCGGCGTGCCGATGACCAGCTGTGCACCATTTTTCAGCTTGCGCAGCTGCCGCTCCACGTCCTGACCGCCGTAGGCAGCCAGGACGGAGAGGCCTTCCATCGCCTCCGCCAGCTTGCGGGCCTCCGCAGTAATTTGAATCGCCAGCTCCCGCGTCGGGGTAATGATCAGCGCCTGCGCCTCAGGGCGCTCCGGGCGGATCTTCTCCAAAATAGGCAGCAGAAACGCCAGCGTCTTGCCCGTGCCGGTCTGCGCCTGCACGATCGCGTCCTCGCCCGACTGCAGCACAGGGATCGCTGCCGCCTGCACCGGCGTCGGGTTCACGATGCCTTGTCCCTGCAGCTTGCGAACCAGGAGGGGCGATACATTTAAACTCTCAAAAGTTGTCAACAGGTTTCACCTCATCTTCTTCAGCTTCCCTATTGTAACACATCCTTAGAACCTTCCCGACCGGAAGATCGAGTAAAGCAGCCACAAGAACATCAGCGTCGCGACCACAAAGCCGATTTCGATTGCCGGAATGTTCCAAAGCAAAGTCGGCATCCGCGAAAGGGAAGAGCCGATGATGAGGCCAACCATAATGATGCTGAAGGCCAGCAATACGATGCTAAACGACAAGCGATTGCTGATCTGGTCCAGCTTACGGAGCAGCTGCTCCATCTCCGGTACGTTCATATCCATCTTCAGCTTGCCGCGAGCTAGTGCGCTCGACAGATTGCGGATCTGCTGCGGAAGATCCACAAGCGAATCCGCCAGCTCGTAAGCTTCGTCAAACAGCTTCTTGCCAAGCCGGCGCGCGGCATATTTCTCACGCATCAGCTTGCGCCCGAAAGGCTCCGCTAAATCCAGAATGCGAAGGTCCGGGTCGAGCGCCAACGCCACCCCTTCGACGGTGAGCAGCGCTTTGCCCAGCAGCAAGAGGTCAGCGGGCAGCACGACGTGATGCTTCTGGGCCGTTGCAAACAGATCCTGTAACGCCTGACCGATCTGGATCTCTGCGAACGGGATATCATAGTAGCGCTCACGAAGCCGATCCAGGTCCATGCGCAGTCCGGCCGTATCGGCATCGTCTCCGACAAGGCCCATGCGCAGAATCGCCCGCACCATCCCCTCCGTGCTGCGCCGCATCAAGGCGATCACCAGCGAGGACAGATGATCCTTCATCTCCTCGCTAAGCCGCCCCACCATACCGAAGTCGATGAAGGCGAGCTCCCCTTTGCTGGTCACCAGCAGGTTGCCGGGATGGGGGTCCGCATGGAAAAAGCCCCCCTCAAAGATTTGCCTAAGCAGCGCATTCACCAGCCGCTCCGCCAGATCCTTACGGTCGTACCCCAGCGCATCAATCCCCAGCAGACGGTTGAGATGCTGCCCCTCCACGAATTCCATCGTTAACACGCGGGAGGTCGTGAGTGGCCAATGGACCGCCGGGATATATATTCCTTCATCCGCCTTGAATTGCCGGCGAATCCGCTCCATGTTCCGGCCCTCGAAGCCGTAATCCAGCTCCGCGCGGATCGAGCGGGCGAACTCTTCGACCATTTGGGGAATTTGATACCGGGATACCCAGGACCAGCGTTTGTTCGCCAGCGT
This region includes:
- a CDS encoding M15 family metallopeptidase, which gives rise to MNSKKGVVTAAMALLLTAVLIAGCGKQAADAPQTPAQNSTNTAAGANNGAGDNAANDTDTMDDQATEGNNAANGGITGNGDSSDSAQAPDGSSDSSGGDRAAMGDPYSVAVLINKQFALPEDYEPKDLVYPDVRFTFKEKIEKRMMRKEAAKALEELFAGAEKDGIYLAGVSAYRSHKTQTALFNRYVEKDGEEVAKTYSAVPGHSEHETGLAIDVSGSDGKCAAESCFGDTKEAAWLADHATEYGFIIRYPKGKEDITGYKYEPWHLRYVGKEIAADIGKRGITLEEYYDAVPVSGQ
- a CDS encoding ABC1 kinase family protein, which codes for MSSFVRHTGRYREIAMALGRHGFGYLAEEIGLARLIRLPSRPQHTGERGSRTLAERIRLVLEELGPTFVKVGQLASTRSDLLPEAIIQELVKLQDQVPPFPAEEARAILEAELEQPLAGLFQSFDETPLAAASIGQVHRARLITGEPVAIKIQRPGIAPVIEMDLDILQHLTTLANKRWSWVSRYQIPQMVEEFARSIRAELDYGFEGRNMERIRRQFKADEGIYIPAVHWPLTTSRVLTMEFVEGQHLNRLLGIDALGYDRKDLAERLVNALLRQIFEGGFFHADPHPGNLLVTSKGELAFIDFGMVGRLSEEMKDHLSSLVIALMRRSTEGMVRAILRMGLVGDDADTAGLRMDLDRLRERYYDIPFAEIQIGQALQDLFATAQKHHVVLPADLLLLGKALLTVEGVALALDPDLRILDLAEPFGRKLMREKYAARRLGKKLFDEAYELADSLVDLPQQIRNLSSALARGKLKMDMNVPEMEQLLRKLDQISNRLSFSIVLLAFSIIMVGLIIGSSLSRMPTLLWNIPAIEIGFVVATLMFLWLLYSIFRSGRF
- a CDS encoding formate/nitrite transporter family protein, producing MAYSKPAQIAEVSVEYGVKKAHYPLLTVLILGFLGGAFIALGFLLDIRVISSAPAEWGSIANFIGAAVFPIGLILVLLAGGELLTGNMMAVPLARMAGRISTGDVCKNLVLITLSNFVGALFVAYFFGHVVGLTASGPYLEKLVDMAGHKLDDSFLQAFVSGIGCNWLVALAVWLSYGADNMSGKILGIWFPTMAFVAIGFQHVVANMFLIPAAIFEGYYSWGEYLGNFVPVWLGNLTGGAIFVASAYWTAFLKDKGSKDAQVTELATSSVAAREHG
- a CDS encoding FAD-dependent oxidoreductase: MKVAVIGCTHAGTAAIVNTAKLYPDAEITVYERNDNISFLSCGIALYVGGMVKDPQGLFYSSPQQLAELGVNTKMRHEVVSVDTDAKVLQARNLETGEVFEDRFDKLIVTTGSWPIVPKFEGSDLENILLSKNYNHSNTIIEKAQQAKHIVVVGAGYIGVELVEAFQLNGKQVTLIDAEDRILSKYLDPEYTDKIEQSLREHGIELALGQKVTRFEGENGKVTKVITDKGTYAADLVIMCIGFRPNTELLKGQVDMLDNGAIIVDEYMRTSKPDVYAAGDSCAVFYNPTGKHAYIPLATNAVRMGTLVARNLVAPTVKYMGTQGTSGIKIYEDNIAGTGLTLAAAKDAGLDAEAVLITDNYRPEFMPTHEPVMLKVVYEKNTRRILGAQIMSKVDLTQSINTISVCIQNGMKMEELAFVDFFFQPHYNKPWNFLNSAGLEVLPEVPKRETVHA
- a CDS encoding ABC transporter ATP-binding protein; this encodes MVSLKTSHLDIAYEDRLIVEDLNISIPEGKITALVGANGSGKSTVLKTMARILQPKSGSVLLNGKSIHKQSTREVAKQLAILPQNPTAPEGLTVYELVSYGRFPHQKGFGGLKAEDRKIVEWAIEATRMTEFSDRALEHLSGGQRQRAWIAMALAQETDILFLDEPTTFLDMAHQLEVLQLLEELNATSNRTIVMVVHDLNHAARYAHYMIAIKQGQAVASGTPEEVVTSKVLRDVFGIEADIVTDPRSGVPLCLPYELYRAAAEGKVRKGKNDGPEEVSPKVVSFL